The Planctellipticum variicoloris DNA window ATCTCGTTGGCCTTTACAAGTGATCTCATGCGACCCCCTTCCGCCTCACCGCCCTCCGACGAATCGGCTGGCGAGCACTCCGCACCGCGTCTCGAACGACTGCAGAAAGTTCTCGCAGCGGCCGGGGTCGACTCGCGGCGCCACTGCGAAGAACTGATCACCACCGGACGCGTCTCCGTCGACGGCAAAGTCGTGACAGAGCTTGGCTTTAAGGTCGATCCCGACCGGCAGCGAATCTGCCTCGACGGCGAAAAGATCAAGCCTGAGCGGAAGCAGTACTTCCTGGTCAACAAGCCGAAGGGCTATCTCTGCACGAACGACGATCCCGCCGGCCGACCGCGTGCGGTCGATCTGCTCCCGCCACAGGCGGGCCGGGTGTTTACCGTGGGCCGTCTGGACGAGAATACCGAAGGTCTGCTCCTTCTCACCAACGATGGCGAAATCGCCCAGCGGCTGGCGCATCCTCGATTTCAGGTCGAACGGGTCTACCGCGTGCAGGTCGCCGGCGACCCCGCCGGGGAAGTCTTCGACAAGCTCAAAGAGGGTTACTACTTCACCGAGGGTAAGTTCCGCGTGCGGGACATCCGGCGACTCGGTCGGCAGGGTCAGAGCACGATCCTCCAGATTGTGCTCACCGAAGGTCAGAACCGCGAAGTCCGCCGGCTCCTCGCCCGTGTCGGCCACAAAGTGCTCAATCTCAAACGGATCGCCTTTGGTCCATTGAAGCTCGCCGACCTCGATACCGGGGCCTACCGCAAGCTCAACGGCGTCGAAGTGGCCGAGCTGCATCGCATGGC harbors:
- a CDS encoding pseudouridine synthase, with product MRPPSASPPSDESAGEHSAPRLERLQKVLAAAGVDSRRHCEELITTGRVSVDGKVVTELGFKVDPDRQRICLDGEKIKPERKQYFLVNKPKGYLCTNDDPAGRPRAVDLLPPQAGRVFTVGRLDENTEGLLLLTNDGEIAQRLAHPRFQVERVYRVQVAGDPAGEVFDKLKEGYYFTEGKFRVRDIRRLGRQGQSTILQIVLTEGQNREVRRLLARVGHKVLNLKRIAFGPLKLADLDTGAYRKLNGVEVAELHRMAEGRPARKSTRPPGARPKVVRKSSAHIQAASAAAAERVPKAAAGAARPVTKRPARAETPTGRTATTRSASMKPTASKPAAMKKKIAGGRSDRPAPRGAKGSTKGGGRSR